The Apium graveolens cultivar Ventura chromosome 3, ASM990537v1, whole genome shotgun sequence sequence GCATGCTTTGTCCTGTGAAGCTGTCTGTTTTAGATACAATGCATCTGCATTAAAAATATACAAATCCTCACAGTTTTTACAAATATCTGGTAAAGAAAATGTCTGAGATATAAAGtatataaaaattaaatgttTTTTTTTTCTGGATAATCTGCATATTCTTTCAATCATTCAGTTCCATGTATTGGCAGTATCAATCAGATTTCATGGATATATTTGTCTATGGTTTACTTTATCCATTTCAATGGACTTGGAATTTTACCAAATCACAGCTGTTAGCCTGTTATACATTTTGCACAAATATATTGGCCTGTTGCTAATAAAGTATCTTTTTATCTGTTAAGATCTATGATCAACAAGATACTATTTCTTCTGGAGGAttgaaaatttgaaaattatataAACATGAACACTATCCAACTTCAGAACATGAATATATTAGTTCATCATAAACTTGTAACAGTAACCTACTTTCTCCcatttttctcttctttttcaATCCAACCTTGCTTGCACAATTTTTTAACTGTTATATAAAAAAGAAATTCTACTTCTgaaataagtgaggatatttttAAAAAAGGAATTATTTGCAATTCACAACCCATATCTTTTATCTCAAATATGCGTATCTTTTCACTTTCCaatttaataaaatttacatTTTTGGGACGAGTATCCGTAAAATAGCTTTTTGCCCCATTTCACCTAAAATATAACTCTTAAAAATAACATGAATATTTATATAAATTGTGTATTTTCTTATGACGTTCTTTATTAATAATTTAGTTGTACAAATAAACTCATATTAAGAATTTATGATATGAGTAGAAATGAACTCTAGTATAAGGATTGTCACATAATTATTGAGTCTATAAAAAACAATACAATACAGTGCAATCAAATTTTGATTTGATCAAATAATTCGAACCAAGTCCCCTGAACATCAGATATATATTGGATTGGAGATCAATGTATTTGGACTTAGTTAGTAGGCAATCTTTTAACTTTTTTAATTATATCATGGAGTATTTAGTAGGTGGAGAATGCTAATAGCATGTAGTATTTGTTATGCCACTTGGATACAAAATGATCTCTTCTTAATAATTTATGAATCTCAAAAACTACATTCAGAAATTCAGACCAAAAACGAGAAAGAAAATGAGTGCATGCCAGTAAAATTTGTCATTGTATATAAATTTGAAGTATTTCTCCACATGTGTGAGGACAAGTATATGTATACAGTGGCACCTGTGAAATTGacatataaaaaaaatgagaCAGGCACAAGCAAACTAGAGTTGATGGAGGAAACAGGATCTTTCTTTCATCAATTATTCAATTGTATGGCAATGTAGGATAAGAGCCAAAACTATGGTCAAGGGGACCAAACTCAGTGGAACCAACTTCCTCATTTCCTCTTTTTACAACTCTTTGCATCTTTTGTGCTTCATATGCCATTGCCCTCTGCACATTCTCCAAAACACAAacatttaaaattaattaaatttattttttaatcatCTTAACATCCAAAAACATAGAGTATATCTAGTTTTCAAGTACCTGTAGTTGTTCAAATGCATCTGCATGTGAGTTAAAATCTTGAAATGTGCTTGCTGCAGTAAGCTTCATAGAAAGGAACTGACAATGAACAACAGAAATAATTAGTCTATATACAAAATATGGTACTTGAATTTCTGTTAACGTCTTATCTTTCTCATACCCTGCTTGAGCACTTTGATATCGAGggtattttaaatttaattttaattttttcgCTTACTAGTTACTATATTTTATGTTAAAAAGAGAAATGGAAGAAAATTGTTAACGACTCACGTCCACTTGATTCTGCAAAGACTGTACATAATTTATAATCTCATCCAACATCACTGCCATGCCCATTGTCTGCAGATACAGTGAAATAGTGAATTGAAAACAGCTACTAATTGTGGATATATGTAATTCAAACAATGTAGAAACGAAAACTCACCTTGTGGCAACCAGGTACAATATCTTGCAAGCATTTTATTTTCTCATTAATTTTCCCTCTTCGAACCTGTTTCATATCAACTTCATCGTTATTAGTCAAGCTGTAACAAGTTATGTGGATTTGCGAAGTAGATAATAAATTACGAACCAAATATAAGGAGAAAAGTATTACCCTTTCTGCTAAACTGTGACTATCAGTGGCTTGGCCCCTTCTAGCTCTCACATGTACCACATCACTTGGTTTCTCTCCTTCCTTTTCACTACTTCTTGATCTTTTCAATGCCCCAGAACTCTATGAACAAAGATAATTAAAACAAGATTAAAAAAGCATCAGTGAACAAAGTGATCAAAGAAATGACAAAATATCATAATAACTCTGGAACAACtttaaaaaaattgtaaattAATCTTTACAAAAAATATAGCTAGGACCTTACATTTTTTCCCTTGTTCCCACTACCAGAAGCTTGAGGAGATGAATTACTAGAACAGCCTTCAACTTCATGTCGTGCTACTCTCTTCTTCGAGTTGCAGGAATTATTTTCCTGCACAGGCGCGAATTCTGGAGCGACATTCTTGTTATCATTACGAGAAAATCCTCGAAAATTGTCTTCCAAGTTACTCTGGAATTGCGGAATTTGAGAAGTGAAATTGAAGTTAGGAAACACCATGAGGTTATTGATATTTGAGTTTGAAGTATTTATGGCACTTGGGGTTGAGTGTGTAAACTGATTCATGATGAGTTCTATGTTTGGATCAAACTCTAACAAAGAAAGTTGTGCTTTGAAGCTTTGCATGTCTGATGTGTATTCAGCCATGGAACTTTTGTGTTTTCCAGAGAGCTTAAGAAAAGAGCCTAAGGAATTATGTTCTGACAGTCATAGATTGTGGAATTCTATATATAACATACGACTATGGTTGGCTTAAGCGTCCCTCTATCCGTGTTTTTTTTAAATAGCGGACAAATGCTTTCTAATAATGATTGGTGATCTTTTGGTTAAAAAATGAGTGAACTTAGATAATTTTAACATGAGCTTcagtataattttttttatacaaGAATTTAATCGACTTAAAAATTAGTTTCATATTAACTGGAAATTGTGtcataaattaataaaataaagcaGATACCTAATTTACATTGAATTATATGATTGTATCTgttaaatgaaagatttttgaaGAAATGCAATTGGAGTGGCCACGTGGAAATTTCAGAATCTGTTATTTGTGTTCCCCAAGTAGCGTCATTTCAAGGTATATATCCAATAATGTGGGGGCATCTCTGGCCACAAGAATCATGTATTTCCCATGGAAAATTAAATTGAAAGAGCTTTAGCAAAGCTGGATACTTAAGAGTTAAGAGCAATCTGTGAGTGAGGACAAGTAGGTAAGCTGTTGATGTAGTTGGGTGGCTTAAGTTCCATGCACCTGATCATGATTTTTAAACATATGGTAACGATGGTTCTTTGGATTGTTTATGCAACCAGTCAATATCCATAAAGCAAAGTACACTGAACAGCACACGCTTTCACCATAGAAATCACTCAGACTTGCAATCATTTCTGGAGTAGTTGCAGGTACCGGTATCTTTTCCGGATACGAATTAATTCTAGACTTGCTTTTATAGATACGAGAATCCTCATTTTTTGTTTATTTAGAAGAGAAATGCTCAGTATAATTAGAATCAGTTGCAGATAATCAACTTTGAACTTTCACCACCTTGATGAATACTAAATTTTTTATTCTCATGTGTATTTCATCTCGAATAATTTACTATCAAGTCATTTTAATTgtcatatattttattttcatgTCTATTCCATCTCGAAGAATTTATTATCAAATCATTTTAGTTATCATGAATTTGAATCTGACTTGGATAATGAGTTCTCAATCGTTTTTTACGATCATTTTTGGCTCTGACAAAAACTCTTAAGATATCTTCAATATGATATTAAGTTGCTCTTATTTTGAAAGTAATACTATTGGTAAATAGAAAACATAATTTTGATTAGAAAAATTACTACAACAAAAGGGTAATTAGACTTGAATTTGTAGTGGTAAGTTGTAATTAGCTTTTCAAAAGATCCCTATACACGTATCTAAAAATGGTCCCAGGTCCAAATGTTTGTCAAAGACATCCAGTCTTCATTGCCTCCACCATCAGCTTCATCTGTTTTTTCTTTTCTAGGTACTTTTCAGTCCGATCTCTTGCCTGCCGCTAGATGCAATACCAGTTTCACGACCTGTTAGATTGGACATgcaaatactttgatctactttCAACAATTTGAGTGCTTGAACAAAACTTTCGACAGATGCATTACCTCTACGAACCATGCATTTGTTACTGAAAAGAAGAATGTTAATGCTTATGATATATGCTTATATAGTTATATTACAGATTCTAGATGTATGTGTTGGAATACAAGGATTTATGATGATTTCCAGAATTCAACGCAACAGAATAATAGAGTTCAGATATTGCAGAATGCAGTTGATTCAGATTTTCCAGGAGAGTATTTCTCAGGTTtaggtttgttagggttttgtgtaaatcttgtttatctggataaaccttatctcaaacaaaccctatcttataaatcaagtttaaatctctCGAGACttatctttacttgatttatctttttcaacttactaacagattagtttcaaagtttcattcaaatattttcaaacaaacttatcttccaaccttatcttttgtttgaaaataaatctgttagaactttgcttataaatacaactcttcattcATTTCAGATTTGTTGCAAACGCTTTCACGTCAATATTTCATCATCTGAAATCACTTTCTTGTTCTATACCCGAGAGATATATATTCAGAAAACAAgaaacctagtttgagttgtaaactttcacATTATATTCTTGTAACTGAATCgtgtattatatcacttgtcccgggttgtgggagtttgattacaacaggaaggccaagtagctttgtgctaggtagctgtgtgctagggaaaaGTTTCTTTCAAGTGTGCcaagtttgtaatcaaggaaagtttgtaagtactttgttttaagtggatataatacattctctatgctagttggcatggggacttggatgtaggccatagactagatgtaggggccgaaccaagtgaaaacttctggtgtttttacttttcagttttcagcattctgcattcTATTATTGTTATTTACTTTTTGCAGttaattgagactgtctcattcattgtctcatttgtaaagggactgtcccatttgcataagagactgtcccatttgcataagagactgtcccatttgccttgacagttagaatattatattatctattgagccatcgaatttcaattggtatgagagcaggtgcatttaattctctttttagtgtttattttgctagcgatccatggctcaaccagataggtattcaaacaattatccaccactgcttcatggtgctgaaaactacaatgatTGGAAGTTTCAGATGAAAATCTTTCTCCGGCGTGATGTTTTCGAATGGGATGCTGTTGAAAATGGTTTTACAATTCCTATGAAAGAAGGGAAGCCGAAATCTCTCAAGGATCTTTCTCCTGAAGAAGTGAATGCAATGAACTCCAATGCTAAAGCGATGAACTCTCTTCTCAATGAcatggtagctacagaattaagaaaagtatcagcatgtactactgccaagcagatctgggatacgatcaaagtcagtcacgaaggcacgtctaaggtacgtgaagtaaaattaagtatgctaatgagtgactatgaaggtttcaggttggaaagagatgaaagcgtgcgagatgctcaagggaggtttctgacgttgatgaactctatctcacttctggaaaggatcattcctcaatctgagattaataggaaaatcctcagagcaatgccaaagaagtttgTTCCAAAGGTTacttctggaaaggatcattcctcaatctgacTTGACTTGTATGATGAGTTCTCAATCGTTTTCGACGATCATTGTCGGCTCTGACGAAAACTCTTAAGATATCTTCAATATGATATTAAGTTGCTCTTATTTTGAAAGTAATACTATTGgtaaatagaaaatataattttgattAGAAAAATTACTACAACAAAAGGGTAATTAGACTTGAATTTGTAGTGGTAAGTTGTAATTAGCTTTTCAAAAGATCCCTATACACGTATCTAAAAATGGTCCCAGGTCCAAATGTTTGTCAAAGACATCCAGGCTTCATTGCCTCCACCATCAGCTTCATCTGTTTTTTCTTTTCTAGGTACTTGTCGGTCCGATCTCTTGCCTGCCGCTAAATGCAATACCAGTTTCACGACCTGTTAGATTGGACATgcaaatactttgatctactttCAACAATTTGAGTGCTTGAACAAAACTTTCGACAAATGCATTACCTCTACGAACCATGCATTTGTTACTGTAAAGAAGAATGCTAATGCTTATGATATATGCTTATATAGTTATATTACAGATTCTAGATGTATGCTATGCAAGATTGCAGCTGATGAGGATTAGAACGAATCACATCTTAAAATTCCAAGTGTATTCCTAGCAACGGCGTTCATGAAGATAATTACAGTACATACAGTTTAGGGAACTGAAATGATAAATCTAAGCATTACGCAAATTAAGCTATTAGAATAGAAGAAGTCTGGACAGTGATACACCTTAAAAAGATGAGAATATACCTTAAGAAAGAATCACCAGACCGAGGTACATGGCTCCGCAAAGAAATATAAAAGATATTATCCCCCTACAATTAAGTCATTTATAACCATTAAGGAACAGCAATGAGCAGCAATGATAGCTTCATTGGTAGTTAATTTCTTGTTTAGCAATAAAACTGAAACTAATTAATAGGAACCCTTATGAATGAGAAATTATAGCTTCTTTTGATAGTTTTCTGGTTCACAATAAAATAATATAATCTTGAAAAGGGAAGAAATTATAATTATCTACTCTAAAGATTGCGATGATGGTGTGCTTGTCCAGGATAAACTTGCTTACCAAATGACACCCCATCCAACACCATTACAAGGACAAGGACAAACTTCTGCAAATTTCTCAGCATCACTTATATTAACTCTTCGAGATATCAAATCATCATAAATGTCTGTATGAATACCATAAAAGATGACTTTAGGTTCTGACCAATTTCTTATATGAAGACATGAGTAGACAATTAATAAATCATTTTGAAGACCTTACCATATACAGAGAATAAACTGTTCATTACACCTGTAGAGAGCACAGAATGaaatttctttcattatttagcagtttaaaatatttaatgaaaCGCTTATTCAAATGTGGGATAGAAACAGAGAGCCGATAGAATATTTACCAATAAATAGAATGACATAACGAAGTATCCGGATATCTGTTGTTTCTTGCAGAACCCAGATTATGGCAAGGAAGACAATAAATCctgatggtttagaaagaatatcAGTATCACCACTCGTAGACTATGCAGTTATTGTGAAGGGATCAAGACACCTATAGATTCTGGAAGATGTACCAATGCAAAGTCCCCGCAGTGTCCACTATAATGACACAAGTGAATAATTAATCAAAAATGTTGTCTTGGGAATCATATCGTGTACTGAAACAATATCCTAAAAAAATTGATTTGTTTCAGAAAATGATATGATAAGAATTATTGAACCATGCCAATACTAAAACATTTGTCATTCATCATTTATAGAACAATTTAAATGAACTGCTTTTTCTAAAATCTTAGGAAAGAAAATCTTCAAAAAAGTTCCATTTGACTAAAAAATTGCAGGTATTATACACAATTTTTAAGAAATGACATCTTACTCAAATAACATGttccaaaatatttcaaaaatattgaaTAGTGGTCTCGAGTGAAGTTTAAAAGGTGATTTCTATCTATTAGCAAAGACGATTAAGGGTGCCTACATATTTAAAAATGTATTTGGGATAATATAAGAAATGTAAAAAATAAAGCCCACTTACATTTTTTGCAATTAAAAGCACAACAATTAGAGCAACAGCTAAACATCCAGCACTAATTCTTGCTGCAAGAAGATTTGTGGACGCCAGTATCAAAACCATTCCCCAGAAGGACGATCCAAGATCTAAAATTGCAAGAAGGATTATAAGTTTAGTCGCACTGCTTTAGGAATTATGCATAGCAATAGTGTGCATTTAGTGTCAGTGAATATATGCGGAGGAAGATAAAAATGCGTAAAAGACTAATAAATTTGTGAGAACCTGTTACATGCGACTGAATTACCATATATGTGTTAATCTATACTTCACACTTGAAATAAAGTGAGGGTACTAAGAGCAGGGTGTCTAGTATAGGGTAAAGAATTTACATCCTGCTGGCAAGATGAACCAATATACACCACCGCGTGTTTGTGTACTTCCACCTTCATCAGCGTGAACTTGAATTCCTTCCACCTGCATGCATATTAAGGTATTTATAACTACAACTTGAAGAGTTGAGGTTATGCGATTCAAATACGATGACGTTTGGAGGACAAAGACTATAAAAACTCTAAATAAGCTTCTTACATGTCCACATGTAAGTTTGCAAGCTAAAGCATGGCTGGCTTCATGAATAAATACTGTAACAAGTTTGAATGGCATTAAAAGTACTGTCCTCCATAGCTGCAAGATGAACAAAGATTAACAAGTTAACTACTTGCATAGGAGTCTAAAAAAGAAACACAAAGCACAAACAAGTGATTGTAAAATATGGCTGTTTTAACCTTCCTGAGATGTCATATAGAAATACCCAGTCCCATTTCTGCGATAGTAATACATACTTAGAGTTGAGTTGTGATAATCAAATGGCTGACAAGTTACTTGACAggtaaaataaaatatatttttcttcTAGCCGTTTGTTTGGTTTTTAGTCTAAAATTCAGTGATGGCGGGTTATAATCAACTAAAGACTAAAAAAATACAGGATACTACCAATAGCTATCCCAACTAAGATAAATAGAATACCAGATACTATCAGGGCCAAAATTCATAAGTTAAGACTAGAACAACATCGGATACTACTCTTTGGTTTTTGAAAACTTCTTTTTTAAAATACCATTCATTAACGCCCCTTAGTTATAGAGAGAGGGCAAGAGTACAGACCAAGCAGCGCGGCTGAAACCAGAACAGGGACTCAAACAGATCAAACATACTAGCAGACCAGAACACTAACTTAAACTAACTGCATACCAGAACACTAACAGCACATCATGGAAAAGTAAACGAGACAAACTAATAGTTACTTAAAAAACCTTTTATTCTTTTAAAGGGAGATGGTCCAGAGCAAACGTATGTTAGGGGGTGCCCTGCCTTCACTTGGGAAACCCTAGTTTCACACGTATCATGATAAATTACCACGTTATATAGTGTGTTATAACAGGTTTATGTCAGGGACATGGACCCCCTTCTTAAAATCGCATAAGCACTATCTTATGTCAAAACTTCAGACATCCGCATGTCCTACAAATAGAACTGCAAAGGCGAATAACACTAGGCCTAAACTCTCATTAATAAACGATCCCAACAGTTTTTGAACAATTCGCACAACTTTATTTACACTCGGACTGGTAAAAGATTATTAATCTTGACTTGAAGACGATCTGTAGACATCGACACAAGTTTTTATCAATCTAATGAAGTAGCACATACTTAGATACAGAAAAA is a genomic window containing:
- the LOC141710680 gene encoding transcription factor BEE 3-like isoform X2, whose amino-acid sequence is MAEYTSDMQSFKAQLSLLEFDPNIELIMNQFTHSTPSAINTSNSNINNLMVFPNFNFTSQIPQFQSNLEDNFRGFSRNDNKNVAPEFAPVQENNSCNSKKRVARHEVEGCSSNSSPQASGSGNKGKNSSGALKRSRSSEKEGEKPSDVVHVRARRGQATDSHSLAERVRRGKINEKIKCLQDIVPGCHKTMGMAVMLDEIINYVQSLQNQVDFLSMKLTAASTFQDFNSHADAFEQLQRAMAYEAQKMQRVVKRGNEEVGSTEFGPLDHSFGSYPTLPYN
- the LOC141712152 gene encoding uncharacterized protein LOC141712152, translated to MPNWELKKCCNHEQVVFITTISVCTVVILALWRTVLLMPFKLVTVFIHEASHALACKLTCGHVEGIQVHADEGGSTQTRGGVYWFILPAGYLGSSFWGMVLILASTNLLAARISAGCLAVALIVVLLIAKNWTLRGLCIGFIVFLAIIWVLQETTDIRILRYVILFIGVMNSLFSVYDIYDDLISRRVNISDAEKFAEVCPCPCNGVGWGVIWGIISFIFLCGAMYLGLVILS
- the LOC141710680 gene encoding transcription factor BEE 3-like isoform X1, coding for MAEYTSDMQSFKAQLSLLEFDPNIELIMNQFTHSTPSAINTSNSNINNLMVFPNFNFTSQIPQFQSNLEDNFRGFSRNDNKNVAPEFAPVQENNSCNSKKRVARHEVEGCSSNSSPQASGSGNKGKNSSGALKRSRSSEKEGEKPSDVVHVRARRGQATDSHSLAERVRRGKINEKIKCLQDIVPGCHKTMGMAVMLDEIINYVQSLQNQVDFLSMKLTAASTFQDFNSHADAFEQLQNVQRAMAYEAQKMQRVVKRGNEEVGSTEFGPLDHSFGSYPTLPYN